In Elephas maximus indicus isolate mEleMax1 chromosome 7, mEleMax1 primary haplotype, whole genome shotgun sequence, the following proteins share a genomic window:
- the LOC126079411 gene encoding olfactory receptor 5D18-like yields MVLDGKNKSYVTTFILLGFSEYPQLQVPLFLAFLTIYTVTLVGNLGIIAVIRINPKVHTPMYFFLCHLSFSDICYSSVFTPKLLEILVVEARSITFRGCMAQFFFICTFVITEMFMLAVMAYDRFVAVCNPLLYTVAMSPKLCAFLVAGSYTWGGICSLTLTYSLMELSFCGSNILNHFGCEYSAILSLSCSDTHFSQMACLIISTFNETSSLLIILASYIFIAVTVIRMPSPGGLHKAFSTCASHLTAITIFHGTILLLYCVPNSKSSWLLVKVATVFFTVMIPMLNPLIYSLRNKDVKETFRKLIITKQLSHSI; encoded by the coding sequence ATGGTACTGGATGGGAAAAACAAGAGCTATGTGACCACATTCATCCTTTTGGGTTTCTCAGAATACCCACAACTCCAGGTACCGCTCTTTCTGGCATTCTTGACCATCTACACAGTCACTCTGGTGGGAAACCTGGGCATAATAGCGGTCATAAGGATCAATCCTAAagtccacacacccatgtactttttcctctgcCATCTATCCTTTTCGGATATTTGTTATTCCAGTGTGTTTACACCCAAACTGCTAGAAATCTTGGTTGTTGAAGCCAGAAGTATTACTTTCAGAGGCTGCATGGcacaatttttcttcatttgcaCATTTGTGATTACAGAAATGTTCATGTTAgcggtgatggcctatgaccgattTGTGGCTGTTTGTAACCCCTTGCTCTACACAGTAGCTATGTCTCCTAAGCTCTGTGCTTTCCTGGTAGCTGGGTCCTACACATGGGGTGGGATCTGTTCCCTGACACTCACATATTCTCTTATGGAACTATCCTTCTGTGGCTCAAATATCCTAAATCACTTTGGCTGTGAGTATTCTGCCATCCTATCTCTCTCCTGCTCTGACACTCACTTCAGCCAGATGGCCTGTTTAATCATTTCTACATTCAATGAGACTAGTAGCCTCCTGATTATCCTCGCTTCCTACATTTTCATTGCTGTCACTGTCATTAGGATGCCTTCTCCTGGTGGACTCCataaagccttctccacctgtgcctcccacctgaCTGCCATCACCATCTTCCATGGAACCATCCTTCTGCTCTACTGTGTGCCCAACTCCAAAAGCTCCTGGCTCCTGGTCAAAGTGGCCACTGTGTTTTTCACAGTCATgatccccatgctgaaccccttaatctacagtcttagaaacaaagatgtgaaGGAGACATTCAGGAAGTTAATCATCACCAAACAACTTTCTCATTCAATATAG